One genomic region from Rosa rugosa chromosome 1, drRosRugo1.1, whole genome shotgun sequence encodes:
- the LOC133726565 gene encoding uncharacterized protein LOC133726565, whose amino-acid sequence MGNLFDKEPPPPIVLVPPLFDYPPLAARTRMLESSYDLLFGKLALKGLFQDYFEQARHFSTMIMLKPIDDPHVDLVATLSGPLDHKPEETIVGNAFFRWQSDVHDPHTFVDLFVSNSDPILQTRACAYYPKFGFGAFGVFPVLLKQRITCEDFGVMGLRYGSANLSIGATVMPFSVKDDLPRKAWLVTKMGSLTAGVQYEPEFGSKDGQKYKDLKNWSGAIGYGVGSGSPLSPSFNFGLELSRSNQFTASFYQHVVVQRRVKNPLEENQVVGITNYIDFGFELQSRVDRFDDTKTSDDESNSNKVPDPKNIPDSTFQIAASWQANKNFLLKGKVGPLSSSLAWAFKSWWKPSFTFSISAVRDHIFGNTAYGFGIRVENIRQASYQRADPNFVMLTPSKEHLAEGIVWQAGKRPMLESNINAGNFDGVPMELQPLRKIL is encoded by the exons ATGGGGAATTTGTTCGACAAGGAGCCGCCGCCGCCTATAGTGCTCGTCCCGCCGCTCTTCGATTATCCGCCTCTCGCCGCTCGCACCAG GATGTTGGAGTCGTCATATGACTTGTTGTTTGGGAAGCTTGCTTTGAAAGGTCTGTTTCAGGATTATTTTGAACAAGCAAGGCATTTCAGCACAATGATCATGCTAAAGCCGATTGATGACCCTCATGTGGATTTAGTTGCAACG CTCTCTGGTCCACTTGATCACAAACCTGAGGAGACCATTGTTGGGAATGCATTTTTCCGCTGGCAAAG TGATGTTCATGATCCTCACACATTCGTGGACCTCTTCGTATCAAACTCAGATCC GATTTTGCAGACGAGGGCATGTGCTTACTACCCAAAATTTGGATTTGGAGCATTTGGTGTTTTCCCGGTGCTGCTAAAACAAAG AATAACATGTGAGGACTTTGGTGTTATGGGATTGAGATATGGCTCAGCAAACTTATCAATTGGAGCCACAGTCATGCCTTTCTCTG TGAAAGATGATTTGCCAAGAAAGGCATGGTTGGTGACCAAAATGGGAAGTCTAACTGCAGGTGTGCAGTATGAGCCAGAAT ttgGGAGCAAAGATGGTCAAAAATACAAAGACTTAAAGAATTGGAGTGGTGCAATTGGGTATGGAGTGGGATCAGGCAGCCCTTTGAGTCCATCATTCAATTTTGGTCTCGAGCTTTCGAGAAGTAATcag TTCACTGCCTCGTTCTATCAACATGTGGTGGTCCAAAGACGG GTGAAAAACCCCCTCGAAGAAAATCAAGTTGTTGGGATTACGAATTATATCGATTTTGGCTTTGAATTACAATCAAG GGTTGATAGGTTTGATGATACCAAAACATCAGACGATGAATCAAACTCAAACAAAGTACCAGATCCTAAGAATATACCAGATTCCACCTTTCAAATAGCTGCATCTTGGCAAGCCAACAAGAACTTTTTGCTGAAG GGAAAGGTGGGCCCTCTCAGCTCATCGCTAGCATGGGCATTCAAATCATGGTGGAAACCTTCTTTCACATTCAGCATTTCAG CTGTCAGAGATCACATATTTGGAAATACAGCTTACGGTTTTGGCATTCGTGTTGAGAATATCAGACAAGCCAG CTACCAAAGAGCCGATCCAAATTTTGTAATGTTGACACCAAGTAAGGAGCACCTGGCAGAAGGCATTGTTTGGCAAGCTGGGAAACGGCCGATGCTAGAGTCAAATATAAATGCTGGAAATTTTGACGGCGTACCAATGGAATTACAACCCTTGCGAAAAATTCTGTAA